A region of Veillonellaceae bacterium DNA encodes the following proteins:
- the queG gene encoding tRNA epoxyqueuosine(34) reductase QueG, producing MNAKELLVKTAASLQLDACGAASVNFSEKLSERLTEAGTIPFAPDDIKERIDTEALLPGSRSFFVILFPYRPSHKEEGNIALYARGLDYHKMIQSYLDRIIGVMRNAYPEARFRGLADTSPMVDRWLAYAAGLGFFGKNHCIINPKYGSFFTIGSILTTLELPPDSPLDLSCGECRECLYHCPGHVIREDSFDVWHCKSYLTQKKEALTEEEEKIIARTPLIFGCDECQLCCPFNKNAAVSPLPEIRENRLPFLTREKLESYSNRSFDKEMREYAFAWRGRKVLLRNLDLTEKDSGK from the coding sequence ATGAATGCAAAAGAACTTTTAGTCAAAACGGCTGCGTCTTTGCAGCTCGATGCCTGCGGCGCAGCATCGGTGAATTTTTCTGAAAAACTTTCAGAAAGGCTTACTGAAGCGGGAACCATACCATTTGCGCCCGATGACATAAAGGAACGGATAGATACGGAAGCCCTCCTTCCGGGGAGCCGCTCCTTTTTTGTCATCCTTTTCCCCTACCGTCCATCCCACAAGGAGGAAGGAAATATTGCGCTGTATGCAAGAGGGCTTGATTATCACAAAATGATCCAGTCCTACCTTGACCGTATCATCGGCGTGATGAGAAATGCATATCCGGAAGCAAGATTCAGGGGACTTGCCGATACTTCCCCCATGGTCGACCGCTGGCTTGCCTATGCGGCAGGGCTTGGATTTTTCGGGAAGAATCACTGCATCATCAATCCAAAGTACGGCTCCTTCTTCACCATCGGATCCATACTGACGACGCTTGAACTTCCTCCTGATTCCCCGCTTGACCTTTCCTGCGGCGAATGCAGGGAGTGCCTCTATCACTGCCCGGGCCATGTCATCCGCGAGGATTCCTTCGATGTATGGCACTGCAAATCCTACCTGACGCAGAAAAAGGAAGCGCTGACAGAAGAGGAGGAAAAAATCATTGCAAGGACGCCTCTTATTTTCGGCTGTGACGAATGCCAGCTCTGCTGCCCGTTCAATAAGAACGCTGCCGTCTCCCCTCTTCCCGAAATCAGGGAAAACAGGCTTCCCTTCCTTACCCGTGAGAAACTGGAATCCTATTCCAATCGTTCCTTTGACAAGGAAATGAGGGAATATGCTTTTGCATGGAGAGGAAGAAAAGTGCTTCTTAGAAATCTGGATCTTACAGAAAAAGATTCCGGAAAATAA
- a CDS encoding zeta toxin family protein codes for MPYDERTIEELSESAEITPMGIQLEVNAEIFQTIHNLLCTLKGEKAIQPADEARLYKLWRMTIHEMSLIELRKGHGLAMSAQVGMLREAYAIETKYVQDQIFRPVTSAKLTRQAIEKESRFDPAEMDDFFEKTVWPSVIEGKTGHKKHPTAFIIAGQPGSGKTRMSSMVIEDYDGDIIQSMSDNFRGFHPRYKQLLKKYGQYAACFSMAQGQYLSDLTMKKAAEEGYNILQEGSLENVSHTMNYISYLKEKGYTICVLLRACPKKESWKAIHQLFLQQRLKAPGLSRLITKEFHDKACLSFLSATNDLVAQNLMDRLIIKSPKGLLYDSDDMPTEKVSELLSKRMVK; via the coding sequence ATGCCCTATGACGAGCGGACCATCGAAGAACTAAGTGAATCGGCAGAAATTACCCCTATGGGGATACAGCTTGAGGTGAATGCGGAAATATTCCAGACCATTCACAACCTGCTCTGCACTCTGAAAGGTGAGAAGGCCATACAGCCGGCAGATGAGGCGCGCCTTTATAAGCTCTGGCGTATGACCATCCATGAAATGTCTCTGATCGAACTCCGCAAGGGACATGGTCTTGCTATGTCTGCGCAAGTCGGCATGCTCAGGGAAGCTTATGCCATCGAAACGAAATACGTGCAGGATCAGATTTTCCGTCCTGTGACAAGCGCCAAGCTGACGCGTCAGGCCATTGAAAAGGAAAGCAGGTTCGATCCTGCTGAAATGGATGATTTTTTTGAAAAGACGGTCTGGCCTTCTGTCATTGAAGGAAAGACGGGCCATAAAAAACATCCCACTGCCTTTATCATCGCAGGCCAGCCCGGATCAGGAAAAACACGCATGTCATCCATGGTCATTGAAGACTATGACGGCGATATCATCCAGTCCATGAGCGACAACTTCCGCGGTTTCCATCCGCGCTACAAACAGCTTCTGAAGAAATACGGCCAGTACGCTGCCTGCTTCTCCATGGCCCAGGGCCAGTACCTGTCTGACCTTACGATGAAGAAAGCGGCAGAAGAAGGCTACAACATCCTTCAGGAAGGATCGCTGGAAAATGTATCGCACACGATGAATTACATCAGCTACCTGAAGGAAAAAGGCTATACCATCTGCGTTCTTCTAAGGGCCTGCCCCAAGAAGGAAAGCTGGAAGGCCATCCATCAGCTCTTCCTCCAGCAGAGACTCAAAGCACCTGGACTCTCCCGCCTGATCACCAAGGAATTCCATGATAAAGCATGCCTCTCCTTCCTTTCTGCAACGAATGATCTTGTTGCCCAGAATCTGATGGACAGGCTCATCATAAAAAGTCCGAAAGGGCTCCTTTACGACAGTGACGACATGCCGACGGAAAAAGTCAGCGAGCTTCTTTCCAAGCGCATGGTTAAATAA
- a CDS encoding adenosylcobinamide amidohydrolase: protein MDKITLVSKGASLSVSDEKLLIEFDRDMNSLSTALWAGGYRSIRSALNQKLTGYYESLQDFPGGSVESYLKICAEEVAESPEKCPSLLTAARVRLYSHKVLSKGGMTIEAITTGGVEKTACRASSPALYREEDERFFPVGTINMMIIASGFLPEGVMARALITLTEGKSAALQDLGIADVNNGLPATGTCTDGITLICDPKGKKYTDAGSFSLLGSLLSKAAYESVRDCIETYDHPWNASPLLRTPPAQDIDRLRKLSEKS from the coding sequence ATGGATAAAATCACTCTTGTTTCCAAAGGCGCGAGCCTTTCTGTCTCGGATGAGAAACTGCTTATAGAATTTGACAGGGACATGAATTCCCTTTCCACCGCCCTATGGGCAGGCGGATACAGAAGCATCCGGTCGGCTCTTAATCAAAAGCTGACAGGGTATTATGAATCCCTTCAGGATTTCCCTGGCGGGTCGGTTGAGTCATACCTCAAGATCTGCGCAGAAGAAGTCGCAGAAAGCCCTGAGAAATGTCCTTCCCTTCTGACCGCTGCCCGAGTCCGTCTTTATTCCCATAAAGTACTTTCAAAAGGCGGCATGACCATAGAGGCCATTACAACGGGCGGTGTTGAAAAGACAGCCTGCCGCGCCTCTTCCCCTGCCCTTTACCGGGAAGAAGACGAGCGTTTCTTCCCCGTCGGAACAATCAACATGATGATCATTGCCAGCGGCTTCCTTCCTGAAGGTGTCATGGCAAGAGCCCTGATTACACTGACAGAAGGAAAATCCGCAGCCCTTCAGGACCTTGGGATCGCCGATGTCAATAACGGCCTTCCTGCAACAGGAACATGCACGGACGGCATTACCCTCATCTGTGATCCAAAAGGGAAAAAATACACGGATGCCGGATCTTTTTCCCTCCTGGGCTCTCTTCTTTCAAAGGCCGCCTATGAGTCGGTCAGAGACTGCATAGAAACATATGACCATCCATGGAATGCTTCTCCTCTGCTAAGAACGCCCCCTGCCCAGGACATTGACCGCTTGAGAAAACTCTCTGAAAAAAGCTGA
- the sdaAB gene encoding L-serine ammonia-lyase, iron-sulfur-dependent subunit beta, which produces MGIFDIIGPIMVGPSSSHTAGAARIGLIASRILGEPLKKAHITLYGSFAKTGKGHGTNRALAAGLMGYAPDSEIIRTALETAKEKGIDIVFSLSNEDAGHPNVAKIDAEGVNGTKVSVVGRSLGGGRVMITEIDGYDVEINGEEYTFLTRHHDVPGIVADVSAIMAQENINISTMRLFRKGKGTEAVMIIHTDQYVPKELAARIEKANPNISCAMTLEII; this is translated from the coding sequence ATGGGTATTTTTGATATTATCGGACCAATTATGGTTGGTCCTTCGAGTTCTCACACGGCAGGGGCAGCGCGCATAGGCCTGATTGCCAGCCGCATCCTGGGAGAACCATTGAAGAAAGCGCACATTACTTTGTATGGCTCTTTTGCAAAGACAGGCAAGGGCCACGGTACGAACCGCGCTCTGGCGGCCGGCCTTATGGGCTATGCGCCTGATAGTGAAATAATAAGGACTGCGCTTGAAACAGCGAAGGAGAAGGGAATCGATATTGTATTCTCTCTTTCCAATGAGGATGCAGGGCATCCCAATGTAGCAAAAATTGACGCGGAAGGCGTGAACGGCACAAAGGTTTCCGTCGTGGGAAGATCTCTTGGCGGCGGCCGCGTCATGATTACTGAAATAGACGGTTATGATGTGGAAATCAACGGCGAGGAATATACATTCCTTACCCGCCACCATGATGTGCCGGGCATTGTAGCAGATGTATCCGCCATCATGGCTCAAGAAAACATCAATATTTCAACTATGCGCCTTTTCCGCAAGGGAAAGGGAACGGAAGCTGTCATGATCATTCATACCGACCAGTATGTACCAAAAGAGCTGGCCGCACGTATTGAAAAGGCAAATCCGAATATATCCTGCGCAATGACGCTTGAAATTATATAG
- the sdaAA gene encoding L-serine ammonia-lyase, iron-sulfur-dependent, subunit alpha → MYTYHSLKELFDLADKAECSPGIIACRAEAEESGKSCEEVWNRMKKTIPVFRNAIRQGLSDTGKSASGLVGGDANRLYHGKMRFLSPICQRAASYALATAESNAKMHRVVACPTAGACGILPAVIAAVSEEENSGEEDITRALFTAGAVGRIVAEKASIAGAVGGCQAECGTACGMAAAAAVDLIGGTTEEMGHAFALAVKNILGLVCDPVGGLVEVPCVKRNAFHAVHALTSVEMVMSGIRSVIPPDEVIEALNDVGRRLPVELRETSLAGLAMTPTGRRINKKLEECARKV, encoded by the coding sequence GTGTATACTTATCATTCTCTGAAAGAATTGTTTGATTTGGCAGATAAAGCGGAATGCTCCCCGGGCATCATTGCCTGCCGGGCAGAAGCAGAAGAAAGCGGAAAAAGCTGTGAGGAAGTCTGGAACCGTATGAAAAAGACGATTCCTGTATTCAGGAATGCAATTCGTCAGGGACTGTCTGATACAGGAAAATCGGCAAGCGGCCTCGTAGGAGGAGATGCGAACCGTCTCTATCACGGGAAAATGCGTTTCTTAAGCCCGATCTGCCAGAGGGCTGCTTCTTATGCGCTGGCAACCGCGGAATCGAATGCGAAGATGCACAGAGTCGTTGCCTGCCCGACAGCAGGTGCCTGCGGCATACTCCCGGCTGTCATTGCTGCAGTTTCTGAAGAAGAAAACTCCGGTGAGGAAGATATTACAAGAGCCCTCTTTACGGCAGGCGCCGTGGGAAGGATCGTTGCCGAGAAAGCATCGATAGCCGGCGCTGTCGGTGGATGTCAGGCAGAGTGCGGAACGGCCTGCGGAATGGCGGCGGCGGCCGCTGTCGATCTGATCGGCGGTACGACTGAGGAAATGGGGCATGCCTTTGCCCTTGCTGTCAAGAACATTTTAGGCCTTGTCTGCGATCCGGTGGGCGGCCTTGTCGAAGTTCCCTGCGTGAAGAGGAATGCATTCCATGCCGTACATGCCTTGACATCGGTTGAAATGGTCATGAGCGGCATCAGGAGCGTCATACCTCCCGACGAAGTCATTGAAGCTTTGAATGATGTGGGAAGGAGACTTCCTGTTGAACTTCGTGAAACGAGTCTGGCGGGCCTTGCCATGACGCCGACCGGCAGAAGAATCAATAAGAAACTGGAAGAATGCGCCCGCAAGGTGTGA
- the cdaA gene encoding diadenylate cyclase CdaA: MLSQIQGLFMTMRLWDVLDILVVAFFLYRIYILIRDTRATALLKGLIFLGIFTVLAGWLQLHVVSWILDKLMTVLIVALPVVFQPELRRALEQIGRGKFYVSSRMMNDVEWDHVIGDVVEAAMIMSANKIGALIVFERSVGLDDRIDTGIRIEGLVSKELLGNIFIVNTPLHDGAVIIRENRVMAAGCLLPLTRDHSLSSELGTRHRAAIGMSEQADCVVVVVSEETGIVSYTYGGNIHRGQDAESLRNVLRNYLMRSKPKGVSDVLQKWSPLK; encoded by the coding sequence ATGCTGAGTCAGATTCAAGGCTTGTTCATGACGATGCGCCTGTGGGATGTCCTGGATATCCTGGTCGTTGCATTTTTCTTATACCGTATATATATCCTCATCCGCGATACGCGCGCGACAGCTCTTCTGAAAGGGCTCATTTTCCTGGGGATTTTCACTGTCCTGGCTGGATGGCTGCAGCTCCATGTCGTCAGCTGGATTCTGGACAAACTCATGACGGTCCTTATTGTCGCTCTTCCAGTCGTATTCCAGCCGGAACTCCGCCGTGCCCTTGAACAGATCGGCCGCGGCAAGTTCTACGTTTCCTCACGCATGATGAATGATGTAGAATGGGATCATGTTATCGGGGATGTCGTAGAAGCAGCCATGATCATGTCGGCCAATAAGATCGGTGCTCTTATCGTTTTTGAAAGAAGCGTCGGCCTTGATGACAGGATTGATACGGGCATCCGTATCGAGGGCCTTGTCTCCAAGGAACTTCTCGGAAATATTTTCATCGTCAATACACCGCTTCATGACGGAGCGGTCATCATCAGGGAAAACAGGGTCATGGCAGCAGGATGTCTTCTTCCTCTGACAAGAGATCACAGCCTTTCTTCCGAACTGGGCACGCGCCACCGCGCGGCTATCGGTATGTCCGAGCAGGCAGACTGCGTTGTCGTCGTCGTCAGTGAAGAAACAGGGATCGTTTCCTACACCTATGGCGGCAATATCCATCGCGGCCAGGATGCAGAGAGCCTCAGGAATGTCCTTAGAAATTACCTGATGCGCAGCAAGCCGAAGGGCGTCAGTGATGTGCTGCAGAAATGGAGTCCGCTTAAATGA
- a CDS encoding CdaR family protein, with translation MKYTRTQWWLPKLLCLIAACAFWVYVMNEQNPVMENTYTIPVEVRNLDRSLVATNVPSKVRVKIRMSRSDMISLRTDDIKAYVDLSGVTDGDHPNTQIHVSVPGDETVLSVSPQFFNLNVDTYAVKSLPATVEIFGNPDPNFTVGDNKVTPGSITIAGSSSKISEANRAVVSVNIAGKDKNFTEFDSVNILDADGNTVTGLEIMPSQVKVSVNVKENQKVGNLQVKASTKGEVAKGYRITDVIVTPPVATVTAPISYFDKNKAIELDPIDVTGASKDVVQTVNVPAPLGGSVAVPQVTVTIKIEKD, from the coding sequence ATGAAATATACAAGAACGCAGTGGTGGCTGCCTAAGCTTCTTTGTTTAATAGCAGCCTGTGCTTTTTGGGTTTATGTCATGAATGAACAGAACCCTGTCATGGAAAACACATATACGATTCCTGTCGAGGTCAGAAATCTGGACCGTTCGCTTGTTGCAACGAATGTGCCTTCGAAGGTACGCGTAAAAATCAGGATGTCCAGAAGCGACATGATATCTCTCCGTACGGATGATATCAAAGCGTACGTAGATCTTTCCGGCGTGACGGACGGCGATCATCCCAATACGCAGATCCATGTTTCCGTTCCGGGCGATGAGACGGTCCTCTCCGTATCCCCGCAGTTCTTCAATCTGAATGTGGATACGTACGCAGTGAAATCCCTGCCGGCTACGGTTGAGATCTTCGGCAATCCTGACCCGAACTTTACTGTGGGGGACAATAAGGTAACGCCTGGGTCCATTACGATTGCAGGCAGCTCTTCCAAGATTTCTGAAGCAAACAGAGCCGTTGTTTCTGTCAATATTGCAGGAAAAGACAAGAATTTCACTGAATTTGATTCCGTCAATATTCTGGATGCTGACGGAAATACCGTGACCGGCCTTGAAATCATGCCAAGCCAGGTCAAGGTTTCTGTGAACGTCAAGGAAAACCAGAAGGTCGGGAACCTTCAGGTAAAGGCATCAACGAAGGGTGAAGTGGCTAAAGGCTACCGTATTACGGATGTCATCGTTACGCCTCCGGTTGCAACGGTAACGGCTCCTATCAGTTACTTCGACAAGAACAAGGCCATCGAGCTCGACCCCATCGACGTGACGGGAGCAAGCAAGGATGTCGTGCAGACGGTGAATGTACCGGCTCCTCTGGGAGGAAGCGTGGCCGTACCGCAGGTCACTGTTACTATCAAGATAGAGAAGGATTGA
- the glmM gene encoding phosphoglucosamine mutase, with protein MVTLFGTDGVRGLVNSTLMPELAYQLGRAAGAYFCKSGKSHRFLIGMDTRVSGPMLTAAISAGLCASGIDVDIVGVIPTPGVAYLTKTEGYDAGVVISASHNPFPDNGIKFFDKRGYKLPDRTEEEIENILRHDEEIIRPTGDGIGTIRQRPELAAKYRDYVKSTVTCSFEGMKIVTDSANGAASDFLPEILRELGADVTAIFREPNGVNINNGCGSTHMETLQKTVVELGADCGIANDGDADRCLFVDEKGEVLDGDHLMLINALEMKEEGRLNDSMVVGTVMSNLGFGKALREHGCRTVSTQVGDRYVLEEMMKHNYSIGGEQSGHIILPEFNTTGDGLITAVQTLKVMKKWNKPLSEMNHLMVTYPQILKNVRVYSKNGWQDNELISDSIKAGEEELGSDGRILVRASGTEPLIRVMGEGKEINQLERIIDDIASVIEHELGVENN; from the coding sequence ATGGTTACTTTATTTGGGACGGACGGCGTCCGCGGACTGGTCAATTCTACACTCATGCCGGAACTGGCATACCAGCTGGGACGCGCGGCTGGCGCTTATTTCTGTAAATCAGGCAAAAGTCATCGTTTCCTGATCGGCATGGACACACGTGTTTCCGGTCCGATGCTGACCGCTGCCATTTCTGCCGGATTATGCGCATCCGGAATCGATGTTGATATCGTCGGCGTGATTCCTACGCCTGGTGTTGCTTATCTGACAAAAACGGAAGGCTATGATGCAGGCGTCGTTATTTCTGCTTCACACAATCCGTTCCCGGATAATGGGATCAAGTTCTTTGACAAGAGAGGATACAAGCTGCCGGACCGTACGGAAGAAGAAATTGAAAATATTCTCCGTCATGATGAAGAAATCATCCGCCCGACAGGCGACGGCATCGGAACAATCCGCCAGAGACCTGAACTGGCTGCCAAGTACAGGGATTATGTCAAATCTACTGTCACCTGCAGCTTTGAAGGAATGAAGATCGTAACAGATTCCGCCAATGGCGCGGCCAGCGATTTCCTGCCGGAAATCTTAAGAGAGCTCGGCGCTGATGTGACTGCCATTTTCCGTGAACCCAACGGCGTGAATATCAATAACGGCTGCGGTTCCACGCATATGGAAACATTGCAGAAGACAGTCGTTGAACTCGGTGCTGACTGCGGCATTGCCAATGACGGCGATGCTGACCGCTGCCTTTTCGTTGATGAAAAGGGCGAAGTCCTGGACGGCGATCATCTGATGCTGATCAATGCCCTCGAGATGAAGGAAGAAGGAAGACTCAATGATTCCATGGTTGTCGGAACCGTCATGAGCAACCTTGGATTTGGCAAAGCGCTCAGAGAGCATGGATGCAGAACCGTATCCACACAGGTTGGCGACCGTTATGTTCTTGAAGAAATGATGAAGCATAATTACTCCATCGGCGGAGAACAGTCCGGCCACATCATTCTCCCGGAATTCAATACGACAGGCGACGGTCTCATTACGGCTGTACAGACACTTAAAGTCATGAAGAAGTGGAACAAGCCGCTTTCTGAAATGAATCATCTGATGGTGACCTATCCGCAGATCCTGAAAAATGTCAGGGTGTACAGCAAGAACGGCTGGCAGGATAATGAACTGATCAGCGATTCCATCAAGGCCGGCGAAGAGGAACTGGGAAGCGACGGACGCATCCTTGTCCGCGCATCCGGCACGGAACCATTGATCCGCGTCATGGGCGAAGGGAAAGAAATCAACCAGCTCGAAAGAATCATTGATGATATCGCATCCGTGATTGAACACGAACTCGGCGTTGAAAATAATTAA
- a CDS encoding cytochrome d ubiquinol oxidase subunit II, whose product MESNALLLPLCFFGLYMILEAADWGLCLAAPIVSRNREENKAIIGLLRPGLDGNELWFFLGLFMLSAAIPTASETPIHSGNIVLCVFVVLGALLRLAASFLQDAFSSPIVVKAFSIFSFLGLGLMGLSGSSFIMDDGSFVTVLGIFCALWMILAAFQLGCLYGAVKVVNPLGERFRAAFLVASILTVVVYIILAILLKSNVGSSHMYGSFFWMGLVATAILFLVAFFFTRSRHVKVGLAAAYLSSFFAISIYLSAYAVKIPLLYKVEVGSLKSAMAAAPGTALLVLAIVWSLGAFVWRQIRKKQEYEWRDHI is encoded by the coding sequence ATGGAATCGAATGCATTATTGCTGCCATTGTGTTTCTTTGGACTATATATGATATTGGAGGCAGCGGACTGGGGCCTTTGCCTTGCGGCTCCGATTGTCAGCAGGAACCGTGAAGAGAATAAAGCCATCATTGGTCTTTTAAGGCCTGGCCTTGATGGGAATGAACTTTGGTTTTTCCTTGGATTATTCATGCTGAGCGCCGCCATTCCGACGGCTTCGGAAACGCCGATCCATTCGGGAAATATCGTGCTCTGCGTGTTCGTCGTACTGGGGGCTTTGCTCCGCCTGGCTGCATCGTTCCTTCAGGATGCATTTTCGTCTCCCATTGTTGTGAAGGCATTCAGCATCTTCTCATTTCTGGGACTCGGCCTCATGGGGCTTTCCGGCTCATCCTTCATCATGGATGACGGATCCTTTGTGACAGTCCTTGGTATTTTCTGCGCATTGTGGATGATCCTTGCCGCTTTCCAGCTTGGATGCCTCTACGGCGCTGTCAAAGTGGTGAATCCTTTGGGCGAACGCTTCCGGGCTGCATTCCTTGTGGCAAGCATTCTGACAGTTGTCGTTTACATCATTCTGGCGATACTTCTCAAGTCTAACGTGGGAAGCTCCCATATGTACGGAAGCTTCTTCTGGATGGGCCTTGTTGCAACAGCCATCCTCTTCCTGGTTGCCTTCTTCTTTACAAGAAGCAGGCATGTGAAGGTAGGGCTTGCTGCTGCTTATTTATCTTCCTTCTTTGCTATTTCCATTTACCTTTCTGCGTATGCAGTGAAGATTCCGCTTCTTTATAAAGTAGAAGTGGGATCCCTGAAGAGTGCGATGGCGGCAGCACCTGGAACGGCACTGCTTGTTCTTGCCATCGTCTGGTCGCTTGGCGCATTTGTCTGGAGGCAGATCAGGAAAAAACAGGAATATGAATGGCGTGACCATATTTAA
- a CDS encoding tryptophanyl-tRNA synthetase, which yields MGELYKTQHTIDEMLDHMGVKIVLDSEHLSEEDKFEAEKNGASVVLKKVSDKEDKKDGNNE from the coding sequence ATGGGCGAATTATACAAAACACAGCATACCATCGATGAAATGCTTGACCACATGGGAGTCAAGATCGTTCTTGATTCGGAACATTTATCGGAAGAAGACAAGTTTGAGGCTGAGAAAAACGGGGCATCCGTCGTTCTGAAGAAAGTTTCAGACAAAGAGGACAAAAAAGACGGAAATAACGAGTAA